A region of the Sporomusaceae bacterium FL31 genome:
GCAGAAAAAGTCAATGGAACGGGTGTGTTTGTTGATGATATCGAATTGCCTGGCATGATTTATGCAAAAGCAGTTCGTTCTAAGTATCCGCGGGCCGTAGTCAACAAAATTGATATTAGTAAAGCAAAAGCGCATCCGGACTGTGTGGAAATATTATTGGCAAAAGACGTTCCCCATAATGTCGTTGGCCATGTAAAACTGGATTGGGACGTCATGATCGCGGAAGGCGGAACAACCCGCTATGTCGGGGATTCACTGGCCTTAGTTGCGACATACCATAAAGATAAATTGGATGAAGTCTGTCAATTGGTTGAAGTGGACTACACGGAACTTGAACCGGTTACCTGCCCAAGTGATGCGTTAAAAGCTGACGCTCCCCTCATTCATTCTGATGGAAATGTCATGAGTCGCGCTAGTCTGCAACGCGGAAACGCTGAGGAAGCGATTAAAAAGTCTAAATATGTGGTCACCAGAAAATATAAAACACCATTTCAGGAACATGGGTTCATGGAGCCTGAATGTGCGATTGCAATGCCTGAGGGAGAAGCTGGGATTTTCTTATATTCAGGTGCGCAATCAGTCTATGATGAGCAACGTGAAATCGCCTTGATGCTTCAGATCCCCCTGGAAAAAGTCCATTGTCAGACACAGCTTGTGGGCGGTGGTTTTGGTGGCAAGGAAGATATGAGTGTCCAACATCTGGCCGCTCTAATGGCTTGGTATACCAAAAAGCCCGTGAAAGTAAAATTCTCACGGCAGGAAAGCCTGGATTATCATGTCAAGCGTCATGCCATGGAAATGGAGTTTACCACCGCTTGTGATGAGCATGGTTATTTGACAGGTATGAAGGCGGTTATTATTGCGGATACAGGAGCCTATGCATCACTGGGAGGCCCTGTACTGCATCGCGCTTGTACTCACGCAGCCGGGCCATACAACTATCAGAATATCGATATCTTTGGTATGTCGGTATATACCAATAATGTTGTTGGCGGAGCTTTTCGCGGTTTTGGTGTTACCCAAAGCTGCTTTGCGACCGAAAATAATATAAATTTACTGGCTGAAATGGTAGGAATATCACCGTGGGAAATCCGTTATCGCAATGCAATCCGACCAGGTCAGATCTTACCGAATGGTCAAATTGCCGATGACAGTGTTGCCATGGCAGAGTGCCTGGAAGCGGTGAAAGAAGCTTACGAGGCTAATCCGTATGCCGGTATTGCAATTGGCTTCAAAAATAGCGGAACAGGAGTAGGCAAGAAAGATATTGGACGCTGTATGTTATCCATCGAACAGGGCAAAGTTCATATTCGTACTTCTGCAGCTTGCATGGGTCAAGGAATTGCCACCATGTGTGCTACCGTACTTTGTGAGACTACCGGTTTGGATCCAGCTTGTATTGTACACGAACGAGCCGATACCGTTCGTACTCCGAACTCGGGAACGAGTACGGCTTCCAGGCAGACAGTCGTTACTGGGGAAGCTGTCCGACGGGTGGCGGAAAAATTGAAAATTGAATTGGATAAAGG
Encoded here:
- a CDS encoding selenium-dependent xanthine dehydrogenase — translated: MFVLNINHKEIISQQDKSLLAFLRDDLRITSAKDGCSEGACGTCTVLVDGKAVKACVQTVSKFVGKQILTVEGLSHREKEIYEHCFGEAGAVQCGFCIPGMIICAKELLDVNLNPTRADVKKAIHGNLCRCTGYKKIEDAILLAADYLRDNLVIPVASSELKVAQKFKRFDVAEKVNGTGVFVDDIELPGMIYAKAVRSKYPRAVVNKIDISKAKAHPDCVEILLAKDVPHNVVGHVKLDWDVMIAEGGTTRYVGDSLALVATYHKDKLDEVCQLVEVDYTELEPVTCPSDALKADAPLIHSDGNVMSRASLQRGNAEEAIKKSKYVVTRKYKTPFQEHGFMEPECAIAMPEGEAGIFLYSGAQSVYDEQREIALMLQIPLEKVHCQTQLVGGGFGGKEDMSVQHLAALMAWYTKKPVKVKFSRQESLDYHVKRHAMEMEFTTACDEHGYLTGMKAVIIADTGAYASLGGPVLHRACTHAAGPYNYQNIDIFGMSVYTNNVVGGAFRGFGVTQSCFATENNINLLAEMVGISPWEIRYRNAIRPGQILPNGQIADDSVAMAECLEAVKEAYEANPYAGIAIGFKNSGTGVGKKDIGRCMLSIEQGKVHIRTSAACMGQGIATMCATVLCETTGLDPACIVHERADTVRTPNSGTSTASRQTVVTGEAVRRVAEKLKIELDKGFTLAELDGKEFYGEYSAKTDPMGAIKDNPISHISYSYGAQVVILDEAGRVKKVVAAYDVGTPVNIQSVEGQIEGGIIMGLGYAMTEEFKVEGGYPKTKLGTLGLMRAKDAPELETILVQGKGKIPETYGAKGCGELCLIPTAPACSHAYYRLDGKFRTQLPLRDTFYKKTKTSKI